The following are from one region of the Hymenobacter radiodurans genome:
- a CDS encoding glycerol-3-phosphate dehydrogenase/oxidase — protein sequence MPISLTAAPFHRATLLAQLESQSNWDLIVIGGGATGLGVALDGLSRGYRTLLLEQVDFAKGTSSRSTKLVHGGVRYLAQGDVGLVREALIERGLLLQNAPHLVTDQAFLIPVYSWADTAFYTIGLKLYDRLAGRRSLGSSVFLGRAETLRRLSNLRPEGLKGGVVYHDGQFDDARLAVNLAQTIIEHGGTVLNHFPVRELLKNEQGIVCGVRATDEETGRHYELRGTVVVNATGIFVDEIRKLDTPGARPLVRPSQGVHLVLDKTFLPGDDALLIPRTDDGRVLFAVPWQGRVVLGTTDTAIPEPSLEPQALEEEVAFILRTAGLYLRRAPQRHDVLSIFAGLRPLAAKAAGTGHTKELSRRHKLVVSDTGLITITGGKWTTYRRMGQDTVDKAIKLGKLPKAPSRTAHLAIHGAQPTPDRQSHFYVYGSDQPGLQQLMMERPELGEKLDAALEFRKAEVVWAARYELARTVEDVLARRVRILFLDAAAAVRCAPVVAALLAEELGYDAQWQQRQVTEFTSLAQHYQLHRSLVNQTAEL from the coding sequence ATGCCCATTTCCCTTACTGCAGCACCCTTTCACCGCGCCACACTCCTCGCTCAGCTGGAGAGCCAGTCCAACTGGGATTTGATTGTCATTGGGGGCGGAGCTACGGGCTTGGGCGTGGCCCTGGACGGACTCAGCCGGGGCTACCGCACCTTGTTGCTTGAGCAAGTTGATTTTGCCAAGGGTACGAGCAGTCGCAGTACCAAGCTGGTGCATGGCGGCGTGCGCTACCTGGCCCAAGGCGATGTGGGGCTGGTACGCGAGGCGCTCATAGAGCGGGGCCTGCTGCTTCAAAATGCCCCCCACCTTGTAACTGACCAGGCTTTCCTCATTCCTGTTTACTCCTGGGCCGACACGGCCTTCTACACCATCGGCCTGAAGCTCTACGACCGGCTGGCTGGCCGTCGCAGCCTGGGTTCCTCCGTGTTTCTTGGCCGCGCCGAAACGCTGCGCAGGCTGAGCAACCTTCGTCCTGAGGGCCTGAAAGGCGGCGTAGTCTACCACGACGGGCAGTTTGATGACGCCCGCCTGGCCGTGAACCTAGCCCAAACGATTATCGAGCACGGTGGCACGGTGCTGAATCATTTTCCCGTGCGGGAGCTGCTGAAGAATGAGCAGGGTATTGTGTGCGGCGTGCGGGCCACCGATGAAGAAACCGGCCGCCACTACGAGCTGCGAGGCACCGTTGTGGTCAACGCCACCGGCATCTTCGTCGACGAGATTCGGAAGCTGGACACGCCCGGCGCCCGGCCGCTGGTACGCCCCAGCCAGGGCGTACACTTGGTGCTGGATAAGACATTTCTGCCCGGCGACGACGCGCTCCTGATTCCCCGCACCGACGACGGCCGCGTATTATTTGCCGTGCCCTGGCAGGGCCGAGTAGTGCTGGGCACCACCGATACTGCCATTCCCGAGCCGAGTCTGGAGCCCCAGGCGCTGGAGGAAGAGGTTGCGTTTATCCTCCGCACCGCCGGCCTCTACCTCCGTCGGGCACCCCAGCGCCACGATGTGCTCAGCATCTTCGCTGGCCTGCGCCCCCTAGCGGCCAAAGCGGCCGGCACTGGTCATACCAAGGAACTATCGCGCCGCCACAAGCTAGTGGTCTCCGACACGGGCCTGATAACCATCACGGGGGGCAAATGGACCACTTACCGTCGCATGGGCCAGGATACGGTAGACAAGGCCATTAAGCTGGGAAAACTCCCCAAGGCCCCAAGCCGGACTGCTCACCTTGCCATTCACGGAGCCCAGCCCACCCCCGACCGTCAGAGCCATTTCTACGTGTACGGCTCCGACCAGCCCGGCTTGCAGCAGCTAATGATGGAACGGCCGGAGTTGGGGGAAAAACTGGATGCCGCGCTTGAATTCCGAAAGGCGGAGGTAGTGTGGGCCGCTCGCTACGAGCTGGCCCGTACGGTAGAAGATGTACTGGCTCGCCGCGTGCGCATACTGTTCCTCGACGCTGCCGCGGCTGTGCGCTGCGCCC
- a CDS encoding glycoside hydrolase family 88/105 protein yields the protein MIHKLRLAHLLTCCVLLALVHTGQAQSVSASDKAFFKPKFIRKQLLRASKWQLAHPKHTLTDWTNGAFYSGVFAAYQTTKSPLLLDSLLAMGERNQWRPGPRYDHADDIVICQTYLNLYRLKKDRRMIQPTLDVVEKLRTVPGPEVQAHGIAWWWCDALFMGPPVLAKLAAIENQPQYLTLTDTLYHQTYRRLFNHQEHLFARDASYLWSEAGEGKKESNGQRIFWSRGNGWVMGGLVQLLQELPPNHPNRVFYLNLFKEMSARLVQLQQPDGLWRSSLLDPQAYPGGEASGSGFDCYALAWGINQGILDRAQYLPAVQKAWVALNKCVSADGRVGWVQPIGADPRRDFSADSWEVYGTGAFLLAGSEVIQLRLR from the coding sequence ATGATACATAAACTACGCCTTGCTCATCTGCTTACTTGTTGCGTGCTGCTGGCGCTGGTGCATACTGGCCAAGCACAGTCGGTTTCCGCTTCTGATAAAGCGTTTTTTAAGCCTAAATTCATCAGGAAGCAGTTGCTACGGGCGTCGAAGTGGCAGCTGGCGCACCCCAAGCATACGCTGACCGACTGGACCAACGGCGCCTTCTACTCCGGCGTGTTTGCCGCCTATCAGACAACTAAGTCGCCCCTGCTGCTAGACTCTCTGCTGGCTATGGGCGAGCGCAACCAATGGCGGCCCGGCCCGCGCTACGACCACGCCGACGACATCGTCATCTGCCAGACTTACCTGAATCTGTACCGCCTGAAGAAGGACCGGCGCATGATTCAGCCCACCCTTGACGTGGTTGAGAAACTGCGGACGGTGCCGGGCCCCGAGGTGCAGGCCCACGGCATTGCCTGGTGGTGGTGCGACGCCCTGTTTATGGGGCCGCCGGTGCTGGCAAAGCTGGCCGCGATTGAAAACCAACCCCAGTACCTGACTCTGACGGATACGCTCTACCACCAAACCTATCGCCGCCTGTTCAACCATCAGGAGCACCTGTTTGCCCGCGATGCCAGCTACCTTTGGAGCGAAGCTGGAGAAGGCAAAAAGGAAAGCAACGGCCAGCGCATTTTCTGGTCGAGGGGCAACGGCTGGGTGATGGGCGGGCTGGTGCAGCTGCTCCAGGAGTTGCCCCCGAACCACCCCAACCGAGTCTTCTACCTGAATCTTTTCAAGGAAATGAGTGCCCGCTTGGTGCAGCTCCAGCAGCCCGATGGGCTGTGGCGCTCCAGTCTGCTCGATCCGCAGGCCTATCCCGGCGGGGAGGCGTCCGGTTCCGGCTTCGACTGCTACGCCTTGGCTTGGGGTATCAATCAGGGCATTCTCGACCGGGCCCAGTACCTGCCGGCTGTGCAAAAAGCGTGGGTTGCGCTCAATAAGTGCGTCTCGGCCGACGGCCGCGTGGGCTGGGTGCAGCCCATTGGCGCCGACCCGCGCCGCGACTTTTCGGCCGACAGTTGGGAAGTGTACGGCACCGGCGCATTCCTGCTGGCTGGCTCGGAAGTCATTCAGCTGAGACTCCGGTAG